The genomic segment AGACGACTTGTCGTGTATCGCAGCCGCCTCCTTGACTGCTCCAGTGCGGGAACAAGTCACGCGAATAACCAGTCATGCTGCCTTCTGTTTTAACAATTAAGGCATCGAGTTGAGACTGAGCCGTCGCTTTCGACGAGATGCCCGAAGGTAGTGCGGAAACGGATGTCGTATCAAATTGGAAAGCGGTCAGGCAGACGAGTGCAGTGATGACGATGGACTTGATGGCTTTGAACACGTGTCATTCCTCCTATGTATGAGACGAGATGATGTGAAGACACCCTTCACATTTTTTAGTATGGCATCACTTATTTAGGAAAAAATAAATATCGTGTAAATGTTACTAAAATTAAATTTTTGTCATTATATAGAAGGGTCTGATGTTAGGATTTAGGTGGAGAAGAAAGGAGACTACATAATGAACGAACGAATTAGAGGATGGTTGATCGTGTTCGGCGTATTTTTAGTCGTAAGTGGCACGTTGACGGAAGCGCAACGTTATTTCAACACAAAAGAACTAGATAATTGTATCGCGCAAGCTCGCGCTGCCCACCAAGAATATGAATATGAGATCGTTAATCCTGTCACACGTGCGTATTCGTTCCATGCGCATTGATTTTCTAAAAGATGTCGGGTCATCTCGCATATGGTACGCTTTTCAGGAAGCAGGATTTTAATGATTCGAGGAGCTGGTATGCATGAATAAAAAAGACATCGCCGACATCCGTCGTCACTTCAAGATGGATGCCGATTTACTAAAAATCCATGAAATCTACAACGTCTATATTCGAAAAGAGACGAGCGAAATCTATCATGAGGAAGCCCGACCGTTTCCGTTGCTTGATCCGGAGCAACAGGAACTGTTCCTCGCGAACTTCAAGAAGGTACTAGGTGGAAAACTCGACGTCAAGCTGTTCGAGGTCAAGTTCACCCATCCGGAAGAAGGAGAGACGGGTCATACGCAACAGCTCCTTTATGAAGGACTGTATGCGGAAGAGCCGGAGGACTGGGTCGAACAGATGCAGATGATGGCGTTGAAGATGGTCCAGGACGTTCAGTACGAGAATGACCTCGTCGTCACGTTCATTCGCGGACAATACTATAAAACGACGAAGCGCCAAGCGGATGAGACAGAGATCGATCCGAATGACGACGTCTATACGACGCCGTTCATCCTCGGTAGCCTTAACTTAACGGAGTTACCGAAACAATCGCTCGTCTTTGATTTTGTCGAACGCGAGTTCAAGTCGAACTTATTCATCAATCCGGTCATCAAACTGGCGTCGCCGATTGGTGGATTTCTCTTCCCGACCTTTACCGACAATGCAGCAGACGTCAATCATGTCTTGTATGCGGCGGGCAAACCGAACAAACCGGATTTTGGCTTCCTTGAACACGTCTTGAACGGTCAACCGATCGTCACGGCAGATGAGGATAAAGCGATCTTCGAGGAAATCGTTAAATCGGTCGTTGGTGAATCGATGGATACGAAGACGCTAGCCGGTGTCTATGAAAACATCAATCAGTTGATCGTCGTCGAAGAGGATCAGGATGAAGAAGAAG from the Exiguobacterium sp. BMC-KP genome contains:
- a CDS encoding DUF4317 domain-containing protein, whose protein sequence is MNKKDIADIRRHFKMDADLLKIHEIYNVYIRKETSEIYHEEARPFPLLDPEQQELFLANFKKVLGGKLDVKLFEVKFTHPEEGETGHTQQLLYEGLYAEEPEDWVEQMQMMALKMVQDVQYENDLVVTFIRGQYYKTTKRQADETEIDPNDDVYTTPFILGSLNLTELPKQSLVFDFVEREFKSNLFINPVIKLASPIGGFLFPTFTDNAADVNHVLYAAGKPNKPDFGFLEHVLNGQPIVTADEDKAIFEEIVKSVVGESMDTKTLAGVYENINQLIVVEEDQDEEEVPMLDVQEVERVLKASGVEDVSTEQVERAFKTVVDDPTYEMKASNIVPNYEAKSIKINTKVANIAISPQDLKYVKQVNYQGKRCLLIEVEEDTVIDGFTIVSQEQLR